One genomic segment of [Phormidium] sp. ETS-05 includes these proteins:
- a CDS encoding acetoacetate decarboxylase, with product MAEPQVYYEFIKMPDSDRNFGDYTESGIVIPCLFEGQRCNFTCQMYLNDHPPIAGGREVWGFPKKYAQPSLEVKADTLTGKLYYAEELVALGTMAYKEESLASQSENIVKALSTTQINLKLIPDVDGKPAIAQLVGYNMTDINLKGAWSGRARIHLIPHANAPVADLPVRRVIGGRHYLADITLPYGRVLHDYLK from the coding sequence CTGGCAGAACCGCAAGTTTACTATGAATTCATCAAAATGCCGGATAGCGATCGCAACTTTGGCGACTATACGGAAAGCGGTATTGTCATTCCCTGCTTATTTGAGGGGCAACGGTGTAACTTCACCTGCCAGATGTACCTCAACGACCATCCTCCGATCGCTGGCGGTCGCGAAGTTTGGGGTTTCCCCAAAAAATACGCTCAACCTTCTTTAGAAGTCAAAGCCGATACCTTAACCGGTAAGTTATATTACGCCGAAGAGCTAGTAGCTTTAGGCACAATGGCCTATAAAGAAGAATCCCTCGCCAGCCAGTCAGAGAATATCGTCAAAGCGCTATCAACCACCCAAATTAATCTGAAACTGATTCCAGATGTGGATGGGAAACCGGCGATCGCGCAACTGGTTGGCTACAACATGACTGATATTAACTTAAAAGGCGCTTGGTCCGGTCGCGCCAGAATCCACCTAATTCCTCATGCCAACGCTCCAGTAGCAGACCTGCCCGTGCGACGGGTTATCGGAGGACGGCACTATCTAGCCGATATCACTCTCCCCTACGGACGAGTTTTACACGATTATCTCAAATAA
- a CDS encoding 3-hydroxybutyrate dehydrogenase: MKLKGLSAIVTGSTSGIGLSIATELAKEGCNVMINGHRPAGEGTEQQRKSLEAYGVKCVYFSADLGNPEEIRAMVKAAESAFGQVDILVNNAGIQFTAPTEEFPDDKWNAIIATDLSASFYAIKAVLPGMQQRDFGRIINIASAHGLVASVHKVAYVSAKHGMLGMTKVVGLENAEKNITCNAVCPGWVDTPLVRKQIQDRAKTNGTTEQEEEMKLVGEKQPNKRFSSPEAISKAVLYFADPDNRYTTGTHLSVDGGWTIW, from the coding sequence ATGAAACTAAAAGGTTTGTCAGCCATAGTGACCGGTTCTACCAGTGGCATTGGGCTATCTATTGCCACAGAGTTGGCAAAAGAAGGCTGCAATGTAATGATTAACGGGCATCGTCCTGCTGGTGAAGGCACGGAGCAACAGCGGAAAAGTCTGGAAGCCTATGGAGTCAAATGTGTATATTTTTCCGCTGACTTGGGCAACCCAGAAGAAATTAGAGCGATGGTGAAAGCCGCCGAATCAGCTTTTGGCCAAGTGGATATTTTGGTAAACAATGCGGGGATTCAGTTTACAGCGCCCACCGAAGAATTTCCCGATGACAAGTGGAATGCGATTATTGCCACTGATTTGTCCGCCAGCTTTTATGCCATCAAAGCAGTTTTGCCCGGAATGCAGCAACGGGATTTCGGACGGATTATCAACATTGCTTCGGCGCATGGGTTGGTGGCTTCCGTTCACAAGGTAGCATATGTGTCGGCCAAACACGGAATGCTGGGCATGACAAAAGTTGTCGGCCTGGAAAACGCGGAGAAAAATATTACTTGTAATGCCGTTTGTCCGGGTTGGGTGGATACGCCACTGGTGCGCAAGCAGATCCAGGACCGGGCGAAGACAAACGGCACTACCGAACAAGAGGAAGAGATGAAGCTGGTGGGGGAAAAACAACCTAATAAGCGTTTTTCTTCACCGGAGGCGATCTCCAAGGCTGTTCTCTATTTTGCCGATCCAGATAACCGCTACACCACAGGCACGCACTTGTCGGTTGATGGCGGATGGACGATTTGGTAG
- a CDS encoding DJ-1/PfpI family protein, translating to MKLKGKKIGILMESDFYEHEIWYYHYRFPEEGAELNFLTRLWGQPYLTFKGHEYHAPFEVNKSFETIDDNELATYSAIIVPSAMVSDRLRYTDDVNKMPPAVEFLKRAFANKNILKGIICHGLWLTSPAASELVKGRRLTCHNNLHGDAINYGAIYVDEDVVVDGDLVTGRSGGHAHLFAKKIIEILSEK from the coding sequence ATGAAACTAAAAGGGAAAAAAATTGGCATTCTGATGGAAAGCGATTTCTATGAGCATGAAATTTGGTACTATCACTATCGCTTTCCCGAAGAAGGTGCCGAACTCAATTTCCTGACCCGCTTGTGGGGACAACCTTACCTCACATTTAAGGGACACGAATACCACGCCCCCTTCGAGGTTAACAAGAGTTTTGAGACGATCGACGATAACGAGTTGGCCACCTATAGCGCCATTATCGTACCTTCGGCGATGGTGTCCGATCGGCTCCGCTACACCGATGATGTGAACAAAATGCCTCCCGCCGTTGAGTTCCTCAAGCGCGCCTTCGCCAACAAAAACATCCTCAAAGGGATTATCTGCCACGGTTTGTGGCTCACATCCCCCGCCGCCTCAGAATTGGTCAAAGGTCGTCGCCTCACCTGTCACAACAACCTCCACGGTGATGCGATCAACTACGGCGCCATCTATGTAGATGAAGACGTGGTAGTGGATGGAGACTTGGTAACGGGACGCAGCGGCGGTCATGCTCACCTGTTCGCCAAAAAGATTATTGAAATTCTTTCTGAGAAGTAA
- a CDS encoding VOC family protein, producing the protein MGLQIFSQLALTCKDQVATEKWYCKYFGFKRARVAPLPDGSQIVFIKMADSAFYLELFQAAEESPIEPAKNDGYQFPAVRQIGFKVDSVDAKLKEMGDDAKISLGPLSFDDFIPGWRTVWIYDPNGLIVEISEGFQDEDNPPALSA; encoded by the coding sequence ATGGGTTTGCAAATTTTTTCCCAACTGGCTTTGACTTGTAAAGACCAGGTAGCTACAGAAAAGTGGTACTGCAAATACTTTGGCTTCAAGCGGGCTCGCGTCGCCCCTCTGCCCGACGGTAGCCAAATCGTCTTTATCAAAATGGCAGATAGTGCTTTCTACCTAGAGCTGTTCCAAGCTGCCGAAGAATCTCCCATTGAACCCGCCAAGAATGACGGTTATCAATTCCCCGCCGTCCGCCAAATTGGATTTAAAGTCGATAGCGTCGATGCCAAGCTGAAAGAAATGGGTGATGATGCGAAAATCAGCCTTGGTCCCCTGAGTTTTGACGATTTCATCCCTGGTTGGCGCACGGTTTGGATTTATGACCCCAATGGGCTCATCGTGGAAATCAGCGAAGGATTCCAGGATGAGGACAATCCTCCTGCCTTGTCAGCGTAA
- the glgX gene encoding glycogen debranching protein GlgX, which produces MIAEVGKTSYKVEKGKQHPLGATPDEDGVNFSIFSENATGVELLIFDSHDNPEPVQVIKFDPTVNKTFHFWHAYVRGVKPGMHYAYRFDGEFNPSQGHRFDKTKVLLDPYAKGNNKNLWKRGDACLTGVDNLKTSMRCAIIDTANYDWEGDKPLNRLMSESVIYEMHVGGFTKSPTSGVKHPGTFAGVVEKIPYLKDLGVTAVELLPIFEFDDTEVLRTVDGKPMRNYWGYSTMGYFAPHPTYCVNPESGDHVKEFRDMVKALHQAGIEVILDVVFNHTDEGNHQGPVFSFKGIDNKIYYYLVPGDKQYYYDYTGCGNTFNCNHPVPEKLILDCLRYWVQEMHVDGFRFDEGSVLARGEDGSPVEHPPVIWAIELDDILADSKVIAEAWDAAGLYQVGYFPGYRWAEWNGRYRDAIRSFVKGEPGKVGELASRVAGSSDLYGNRGHLPVNSVNFITAHDGFTLNDLVSYNYKHNEANGEGNNDGVNDNLSWNCGAEGDTNDPEINQLRSRQIKNFATILMLSQGVPMFVMGDEIRRTQQGNNNAYCQDSEISWFDWSLVDKNADMFRFWKWIIDFRLRNPTVHRPRYFTGVVNFCGLPDISWHGTKLNSPGWNDPESRCLGFTLGGLDEQVDIHVMMNMYWESLEFDIPPIIGRDWYRSVDTALPSPQDIVEPGKEPKISGSTYLVTGRSVVVLISK; this is translated from the coding sequence ATGATAGCAGAAGTAGGAAAGACTAGCTATAAAGTTGAGAAAGGAAAGCAGCACCCTTTAGGTGCGACTCCAGATGAAGATGGAGTCAATTTTTCGATTTTTTCGGAAAATGCCACAGGAGTGGAACTGCTAATCTTCGACAGTCACGATAACCCAGAACCGGTTCAGGTGATTAAGTTCGACCCCACAGTGAATAAAACATTCCACTTCTGGCACGCTTATGTCAGAGGTGTGAAACCGGGGATGCACTACGCTTACCGGTTTGATGGGGAGTTTAATCCCAGTCAGGGACATCGGTTTGATAAAACCAAGGTATTGCTCGACCCCTACGCCAAAGGCAATAACAAGAACCTGTGGAAACGCGGGGATGCTTGCTTAACTGGGGTTGACAACCTGAAAACCTCGATGCGCTGCGCCATCATCGATACCGCCAACTATGACTGGGAAGGGGATAAACCCCTGAACCGGTTGATGAGCGAAAGCGTCATCTATGAAATGCACGTGGGGGGGTTCACCAAGTCACCCACATCAGGGGTGAAGCATCCCGGTACTTTTGCGGGAGTAGTGGAAAAAATTCCTTATCTCAAAGATTTGGGAGTAACAGCGGTAGAACTACTGCCCATCTTCGAGTTTGACGATACGGAAGTGCTGCGGACCGTAGATGGGAAACCGATGCGGAATTATTGGGGTTACAGCACGATGGGGTACTTTGCCCCTCACCCCACCTACTGCGTCAACCCGGAAAGCGGCGACCATGTAAAAGAGTTTCGCGATATGGTGAAGGCCCTGCACCAAGCGGGGATAGAGGTCATCTTAGATGTGGTGTTTAACCACACGGATGAAGGCAACCACCAAGGACCGGTTTTCAGCTTTAAAGGCATCGATAATAAAATTTACTATTACCTGGTGCCGGGGGATAAGCAATATTACTATGATTACACTGGCTGCGGTAACACGTTTAACTGCAACCATCCAGTGCCAGAAAAGCTAATTCTGGACTGCCTCCGCTACTGGGTCCAGGAAATGCACGTGGATGGGTTCCGGTTTGATGAAGGTTCGGTGTTGGCTCGGGGTGAAGATGGTTCTCCGGTAGAACACCCGCCAGTGATTTGGGCGATCGAGCTGGATGATATCTTAGCCGATTCCAAAGTAATTGCCGAGGCTTGGGATGCGGCGGGACTATATCAAGTGGGTTACTTCCCCGGATATCGCTGGGCAGAATGGAACGGACGCTATCGCGATGCCATCCGCAGCTTTGTCAAGGGAGAGCCGGGAAAAGTGGGAGAATTGGCATCCCGTGTGGCTGGGAGTTCTGACCTGTACGGCAACCGGGGTCACTTACCGGTAAACAGCGTTAACTTTATCACGGCTCACGATGGGTTTACCCTCAACGATTTGGTTTCTTACAACTACAAACATAATGAAGCCAACGGGGAAGGGAATAACGACGGGGTAAATGATAATTTAAGCTGGAATTGCGGGGCAGAAGGGGATACCAACGACCCGGAAATTAACCAACTGCGCTCTCGTCAGATTAAAAACTTCGCCACGATTCTGATGCTCTCCCAAGGGGTGCCGATGTTCGTGATGGGAGACGAAATCCGGCGGACACAACAAGGGAATAATAACGCCTACTGCCAGGACAGCGAAATAAGCTGGTTTGACTGGAGCTTGGTGGACAAAAACGCCGATATGTTCCGCTTCTGGAAGTGGATAATTGATTTCCGCTTGCGCAATCCCACTGTCCACAGACCCCGCTACTTTACGGGAGTGGTAAACTTCTGTGGCTTGCCAGATATAAGCTGGCATGGGACAAAATTAAATAGCCCCGGTTGGAATGATCCAGAATCTCGGTGTCTGGGATTTACTTTAGGAGGATTGGATGAACAAGTAGATATTCATGTTATGATGAATATGTACTGGGAATCCCTAGAGTTTGACATTCCCCCAATTATCGGGCGGGATTGGTACAGGTCAGTGGATACGGCATTACCTTCACCGCAAGATATTGTCGAACCGGGTAAAGAACCAAAGATTTCAGGCAGTACCTATTTGGTGACAGGACGCAGTGTTGTAGTTCTGATTTCTAAATAG
- a CDS encoding N-acyl-D-glucosamine 2-epimerase has product MPKRIEFPFSDLIAGYVTQFNTSTDKFTVKTSDGREFEVGLTATTYAEIIRNLGEGYQDAGDMRAMLVPGRFVFAYGIFYPDGPDGEYLFDAKHIVFAGRAENQYVFEKPDWWVKQIEQLGDFYIESQFDYSKDHDIDYSEYRTNLTISGIKKAAGIQETDTISRLVYGFATAYMMTGKEIFLEAATKGTDYLRDHLRFQDKSEGICYWYHAVEIKEDGTEQKLFTSEFGDDYDAIPCYEQIYALAGPTQTFRITGDPRILDDIKGTINLFNRFFKDQTEKGGYYSHIDPITLSAHAEGLGRNKAKKNWNSVGDHAPAYLINLYLATGAEEYADMLEYTFDTITAHFPDYDESPFVQEKFFDDWSKDQTWGWQQNRAVVGHNLKIAWNLTRMYGLKPKQEYKDFAQKIGDMMPDAGCDRQRGGWWDVVERIVPEGQKYHRFAWHDRKAWWQQEQGILAYYIMEGVYGDKPEYLNYAREGTAFYNAWFLDTEEGGVYFNVLTSGIPYAMGTERGKGSHSMSGYHSFELCYLAAVYTNLLVMKEPMDFYFKPMPGGFPDNILRVAPDILPPGSVRIIEVWLNGESYNNYDADALTVTLPADRSEDLKIRVRIVPSSVHFSADLVEVVDGVAKIALEGNLDSKGLKYLQDVMASVKEQKATAIEFDMIQLEAISSEAVRYLIFTKQKLGSNFNITIIGAAGQVKDAIQNSEFNYAVTMK; this is encoded by the coding sequence ATGCCAAAAAGAATCGAGTTTCCGTTTTCCGACTTGATTGCTGGGTACGTAACTCAATTCAACACCAGCACCGACAAATTCACTGTCAAAACTTCCGATGGCCGGGAGTTTGAAGTGGGCTTAACTGCCACCACCTATGCCGAAATCATCCGCAACTTGGGTGAGGGTTATCAGGATGCTGGCGATATGCGAGCGATGCTGGTTCCTGGCCGCTTCGTGTTTGCTTACGGAATTTTCTACCCAGATGGTCCCGATGGCGAATACCTGTTCGATGCCAAGCACATCGTCTTTGCCGGACGTGCCGAAAATCAGTACGTGTTTGAAAAGCCAGACTGGTGGGTGAAACAAATCGAGCAATTGGGTGACTTCTATATCGAGTCACAATTCGATTACTCGAAAGACCATGATATCGACTATTCCGAGTATCGCACAAACCTGACCATCAGCGGGATCAAAAAAGCGGCGGGAATCCAAGAAACCGACACCATCTCCCGTTTGGTGTATGGCTTTGCCACCGCTTACATGATGACCGGGAAAGAAATCTTCCTAGAAGCCGCCACCAAAGGTACTGACTACCTGCGCGACCACTTGCGCTTCCAAGACAAGAGCGAAGGTATCTGCTACTGGTATCACGCTGTAGAGATCAAGGAAGATGGCACCGAGCAAAAGTTGTTTACTTCCGAGTTCGGCGACGATTACGATGCCATTCCTTGCTACGAGCAAATCTACGCTCTGGCCGGTCCGACCCAAACTTTCCGCATCACCGGCGACCCCCGGATTCTAGACGATATCAAAGGCACCATCAACCTGTTTAACCGGTTCTTCAAGGATCAAACTGAGAAGGGTGGTTACTATTCTCACATCGACCCCATCACCCTCAGCGCTCACGCCGAAGGTCTGGGACGGAACAAGGCCAAGAAAAACTGGAACTCCGTGGGCGACCACGCTCCGGCTTACCTGATTAACCTGTATCTGGCTACCGGCGCCGAAGAATACGCCGATATGCTGGAATACACCTTCGACACTATTACTGCCCACTTCCCCGACTACGACGAAAGCCCATTCGTCCAAGAGAAGTTCTTCGATGATTGGTCTAAAGACCAAACTTGGGGATGGCAGCAAAACCGCGCCGTGGTTGGTCACAACCTGAAGATTGCGTGGAACCTGACCCGGATGTACGGCCTGAAGCCAAAACAGGAGTACAAAGATTTCGCCCAGAAGATTGGGGATATGATGCCCGATGCTGGTTGCGATCGGCAGCGCGGCGGCTGGTGGGACGTGGTAGAGCGCATCGTACCCGAAGGTCAAAAATACCACCGCTTTGCATGGCACGATCGTAAAGCCTGGTGGCAGCAAGAGCAAGGCATCCTCGCCTACTACATCATGGAAGGTGTGTATGGCGATAAGCCCGAATACCTCAACTACGCCCGTGAAGGCACCGCTTTCTATAATGCGTGGTTCCTGGATACCGAAGAAGGTGGCGTTTACTTCAACGTTCTCACCAGCGGTATTCCCTACGCTATGGGCACCGAGCGGGGTAAAGGCAGCCACTCCATGTCCGGCTACCACTCTTTCGAGCTGTGCTATCTGGCCGCAGTTTACACCAACCTGCTGGTGATGAAAGAGCCGATGGACTTCTACTTCAAGCCCATGCCGGGTGGTTTCCCAGATAACATCCTCCGCGTTGCCCCAGATATTCTGCCTCCCGGTAGTGTGCGGATTATTGAAGTCTGGCTGAACGGAGAGTCCTACAACAACTACGACGCCGATGCTCTGACGGTGACACTGCCAGCCGATCGCAGTGAAGACCTGAAGATCCGCGTTCGCATCGTTCCTTCCAGCGTCCACTTCAGCGCCGACTTAGTAGAAGTTGTCGATGGCGTCGCCAAGATTGCTCTCGAAGGCAACCTCGACTCCAAAGGGCTGAAGTACCTGCAAGATGTGATGGCATCCGTGAAGGAACAAAAAGCCACGGCGATCGAGTTTGATATGATTCAGCTCGAGGCCATCTCCTCTGAAGCGGTGCGCTACCTGATTTTCACCAAGCAAAAGCTCGGTTCTAACTTCAACATCACGATCATTGGTGCTGCTGGCCAAGTCAAAGACGCTATCCAAAATAGCGAATTTAACTATGCCGTCACCATGAAGTAA
- a CDS encoding MinD/ParA family protein has translation MSKIVSIHSYRGGTGKSNSTANLAAIVASYGKRVCIVDTDIPSPGIHVIFGFDEDTMKLSLNDYLWGRCSMAETAYDVTSVLGAKAHKNSKLYLVPASVKATDIARVLREGYDVQILNDGFEELLDDLKLDYLFIDTHPGLNEETLLSITISDVLLLILRPDQQDFQGTAVTVDVARKLEVPKMLMMVNKVPTIFDFAQLKAQVEETYGAPVSGVLPHSDEMMILASQGIFCLKYPDNLLSQILENVAKQIIN, from the coding sequence ATGTCAAAAATAGTTTCTATTCACTCCTATCGCGGGGGCACCGGCAAATCAAATTCTACCGCCAACCTGGCGGCGATCGTGGCGAGCTACGGCAAACGGGTCTGCATCGTGGATACAGATATCCCATCTCCAGGTATTCACGTCATCTTTGGGTTTGATGAAGATACGATGAAACTCTCCCTCAATGATTATCTGTGGGGGCGTTGTAGCATGGCTGAAACCGCCTACGATGTCACATCGGTTTTGGGTGCAAAAGCTCACAAAAATAGCAAACTTTACCTAGTTCCTGCCAGTGTTAAAGCCACGGATATTGCCCGGGTGCTGCGGGAAGGCTACGATGTGCAAATCCTCAATGATGGTTTTGAAGAACTGCTCGATGACTTGAAACTGGATTATTTGTTTATTGATACCCACCCTGGTCTAAATGAAGAAACCTTGCTATCAATCACGATTTCTGATGTACTGTTACTGATATTGCGCCCAGACCAGCAGGATTTCCAGGGCACGGCGGTAACGGTAGATGTGGCGCGCAAGTTGGAGGTGCCAAAAATGTTAATGATGGTGAATAAAGTCCCAACTATTTTCGATTTTGCCCAACTCAAGGCACAAGTTGAGGAAACCTATGGCGCTCCAGTATCCGGTGTTTTGCCTCACTCTGATGAGATGATGATTTTGGCTAGCCAAGGGATATTTTGCCTGAAATACCCGGATAATTTATTGTCTCAAATCTTGGAAAATGTGGCAAAACAAATTATCAATTGA
- the cysE gene encoding serine O-acetyltransferase: MLDTLVADFQVIFDRDPAARNWLEVAFCYPGLQVLLFHRVAHWLYQMGIPFIPRLLSHIARFLTGIEIHPGAQIGKGVFIDHGMGVVIGETAIVGDYTLIYQGVTLGGTGKQSGKRHPTLGENVVVGAGAKVLGNIQIGNNVRIGAGSVVLRDVPSDCTVVGVPGRIVYAGGVRVNPLEHGQLPDSEAAAIRTLLDRIEALEEQVKQLQTQQHLTIPHGWVVEETRTPVGVSTSGGYSAAPNCRIQDKAIEEFLGGGGI, encoded by the coding sequence GTGCTAGATACTCTTGTAGCTGACTTCCAGGTGATCTTCGATCGCGACCCGGCGGCTCGCAACTGGCTAGAGGTTGCATTCTGCTACCCCGGGCTCCAGGTGCTGTTATTTCACCGTGTGGCTCACTGGCTCTACCAGATGGGCATTCCCTTTATCCCCCGCTTGCTCTCTCACATTGCCAGATTTCTCACTGGGATTGAAATACACCCCGGGGCGCAAATCGGCAAAGGGGTTTTCATCGACCACGGTATGGGAGTGGTGATTGGAGAAACCGCCATTGTTGGGGATTATACTCTCATTTACCAAGGCGTGACTCTAGGAGGGACTGGCAAGCAAAGTGGTAAGCGTCACCCCACCCTAGGCGAAAACGTGGTGGTGGGTGCGGGAGCCAAAGTGCTAGGTAATATCCAAATTGGTAATAACGTCCGCATTGGCGCTGGTTCCGTGGTGCTGCGGGATGTCCCTTCTGATTGCACTGTGGTGGGGGTGCCAGGGCGGATTGTGTATGCTGGTGGTGTGAGAGTTAATCCTCTCGAACATGGTCAGCTCCCAGATTCCGAGGCGGCGGCGATTCGGACTTTGCTCGATCGCATAGAAGCCCTAGAGGAACAAGTCAAACAACTGCAAACTCAGCAGCATCTAACCATCCCTCATGGGTGGGTAGTGGAAGAGACCAGGACTCCTGTGGGTGTTAGCACATCTGGCGGGTATTCTGCTGCCCCTAATTGCCGCATCCAGGATAAAGCCATTGAGGAGTTTTTGGGTGGCGGTGGTATTTAA
- a CDS encoding ATP-binding protein — MNLKRILVVEDEIIVAEDIAFRLRRLGYAVSAIVFQGEEAIQHCQFNQPDLVLMDIVLKGAVDGIKAAEVIRENFQIPIVFLTAYADDKTLQKAVVTEPFGYILKPFKEKDLHTTIEIALHRHQVETKINQALETSEKMRKISQNQEKIQNQYVSMAAHELRRPLSTILLSADSLQFNRDRWNEETKLKYLNWIQSAAENMNQLIEDMLLIGRIEAGKFQLKPTAVDLEFFCRRLIEQVQEKPPDMIYEQGIKPQVTLVAEEPNLVAILDRQLLQIILSNLLSNAIKYSPEGGEARLEFSLKETEEPGDGELSIPDTGAIVFRVRDRGIGIPEEDRQKLFEMFYRCGNVGKIPGNGLGLAIVKQAVELLSGSIGVESNMGEGTTFTVVLPYIPGEME, encoded by the coding sequence ATGAATCTCAAAAGAATCTTAGTGGTAGAAGATGAAATTATTGTAGCTGAGGACATAGCTTTCCGCCTACGTCGCCTCGGATATGCAGTGTCTGCTATCGTTTTTCAAGGGGAAGAAGCTATCCAGCATTGTCAATTCAATCAACCAGATTTGGTGTTGATGGATATTGTGTTAAAAGGTGCTGTGGATGGGATAAAGGCTGCCGAAGTTATTCGCGAGAATTTTCAGATTCCAATTGTATTTTTAACTGCTTATGCTGATGACAAAACTTTACAAAAAGCTGTTGTCACAGAGCCTTTTGGTTACATACTCAAGCCTTTTAAAGAAAAAGATTTGCATACCACAATTGAGATTGCCTTACACCGCCACCAGGTGGAGACCAAAATCAATCAAGCTCTAGAAACTTCAGAAAAAATGCGGAAAATTTCGCAAAATCAAGAAAAAATCCAGAACCAATATGTATCGATGGCTGCTCACGAACTGCGGCGTCCCCTCTCGACCATCCTTTTGTCGGCGGATTCCTTGCAATTCAACCGCGATCGCTGGAATGAGGAAACCAAACTAAAATATCTCAACTGGATTCAATCGGCGGCGGAAAATATGAATCAGTTGATTGAGGATATGTTGCTGATTGGTAGGATAGAAGCCGGTAAGTTTCAGCTCAAGCCTACAGCAGTGGATTTGGAATTTTTTTGCCGCCGGTTAATCGAGCAGGTACAAGAAAAACCCCCGGATATGATTTATGAGCAGGGCATAAAACCTCAAGTTACTCTGGTTGCTGAAGAACCAAACCTGGTGGCTATCCTTGACCGGCAGTTGCTGCAAATTATTTTATCCAATTTGCTCTCCAATGCTATTAAGTATTCTCCTGAAGGTGGGGAAGCGCGGCTGGAATTTAGCCTCAAGGAGACGGAGGAACCAGGAGACGGGGAGCTTTCGATACCAGACACTGGTGCTATTGTTTTCCGGGTGCGAGACCGAGGTATTGGCATCCCGGAAGAGGACCGGCAAAAGCTGTTTGAAATGTTTTACCGATGTGGCAATGTGGGCAAAATTCCCGGCAATGGTTTGGGGCTGGCCATTGTCAAACAGGCGGTGGAATTGCTCTCAGGGTCGATCGGCGTTGAGAGTAATATGGGAGAGGGCACTACCTTTACTGTGGTGCTGCCCTACATCCCCGGCGAGATGGAGTAG